In a genomic window of Kaistia algarum:
- the otnK gene encoding 3-oxo-tetronate kinase, which translates to MQTIMGVIADDLTGGMETASMFVALGVGCGFVTRPELVASSAPEPVMVVAQKTRVIPAAEATRQCASAAQALLEAGARQLFFKYCATFDSTDEGNIGPVTDRLLEMVGEDRTLFCPTAPEAGRTVYNGHLFVGSELVSDSPKRYDPLTPMTDPDLVRVLQRQTRAKVGFLPHRLVRHGGKPLRAHVEEAGSRGIRYWIADAIYDEDLAAIATLTADWRLVTGNSPIVQHFPPLWRQRGWLDDAPRKLALPAIDSPGVVLAGSCADRTLEQLAQFEQQRPVLRIDIAETASVEGAVADSLAWARRHLGEGPAAIATSAAPDAVRAAQARFGRDGAARFAEEILSGLAVALHEMGVRRFVVAGGETSGAVVERLGIDRLRIGAYQGPGVARATTEGDDPIGLCLKSGKLGPVGMFLPTLESMRRAEM; encoded by the coding sequence ATGCAGACGATCATGGGCGTGATCGCCGACGACCTGACCGGCGGCATGGAGACGGCGTCCATGTTCGTGGCGCTCGGGGTGGGCTGCGGTTTCGTGACGAGGCCCGAACTCGTGGCGTCGAGCGCGCCGGAGCCGGTGATGGTGGTGGCGCAGAAAACCCGCGTCATTCCGGCCGCCGAGGCCACAAGGCAATGCGCGAGCGCGGCGCAGGCCCTGCTCGAAGCCGGCGCGCGACAGCTCTTCTTCAAATACTGCGCCACCTTCGACTCGACCGACGAGGGCAATATCGGGCCGGTGACGGACCGCCTGCTCGAAATGGTCGGCGAAGACCGCACCCTCTTCTGCCCGACGGCGCCTGAAGCCGGCCGGACCGTCTATAACGGCCACCTCTTCGTCGGCTCGGAACTCGTCTCGGATTCGCCGAAGCGCTACGATCCGCTGACACCGATGACGGATCCAGACCTCGTCCGGGTGCTGCAGCGGCAGACGCGCGCCAAAGTCGGTTTCCTGCCGCACCGCCTCGTGCGCCATGGCGGTAAACCGCTGCGCGCCCATGTCGAGGAAGCGGGTAGCCGCGGCATCAGATACTGGATCGCGGATGCTATCTATGACGAGGACCTTGCGGCGATCGCGACACTGACCGCCGACTGGCGCCTGGTGACTGGCAATTCCCCGATCGTCCAGCATTTTCCGCCGCTTTGGCGCCAGAGAGGCTGGCTGGACGACGCGCCCCGCAAGCTGGCGCTGCCCGCGATCGACAGCCCCGGCGTGGTGCTGGCCGGAAGCTGCGCCGATCGCACGCTGGAGCAATTGGCGCAGTTCGAGCAGCAGCGCCCGGTGCTGCGGATCGATATCGCCGAGACGGCGAGCGTCGAGGGCGCTGTGGCCGATAGCCTGGCCTGGGCGCGCCGGCATCTGGGTGAGGGACCGGCCGCCATCGCCACCTCGGCGGCGCCCGATGCGGTCCGCGCCGCGCAGGCGCGATTCGGACGCGACGGCGCGGCGCGGTTTGCGGAAGAAATCCTGAGCGGGCTCGCCGTCGCGCTGCACGAAATGGGCGTGCGCCGCTTCGTCGTGGCCGGCGGCGAGACCTCGGGCGCGGTCGTCGAGCGCTTGGGGATCGACCGGTTGCGCATCGGCGCCTATCAGGGGCCGGGCGTCGCGCGCGCGACCACGGAAGGAGACGACCCGATCGGCCTGTGCCTCAAATCGGGCAAGCTCGGACCCGTCGGGATGTTCCTGCCGACCCTCGAATCGATGCGGCGAGCGGAGATGTGA
- a CDS encoding GntR family transcriptional regulator has protein sequence MMQQLNGVQASSLSSQIYLQLRQQLMSARLKPGERLKIRELAQRLGTSETPVREALFQLVKDGALEMKAGYYIRVRRVTLQEYLEMREIRLMLEPHAALQAMANIDDAFIEELAAMHERLVVAEQTKDYPAALEANYDFHFSVYRKSEMPHLIEILERLWIQIGPLLTFLYPHGHPSYKGQHQHVQLLSALKSRDKKAVRKAVEQDLIEGSRTFVAYLTEIDGKDLPGDDAASEPAKSARS, from the coding sequence ATGATGCAGCAGCTCAACGGCGTTCAGGCAAGCAGCCTTTCGTCCCAGATCTATTTGCAGCTGCGCCAGCAGTTGATGTCGGCACGCCTGAAGCCCGGCGAGCGTCTGAAGATCCGCGAGCTCGCGCAGCGCCTCGGCACGAGCGAGACGCCGGTCCGCGAAGCGCTGTTCCAGCTCGTCAAGGACGGCGCGCTGGAGATGAAGGCGGGCTACTACATCCGCGTCCGCCGGGTGACGCTGCAGGAATATCTCGAAATGCGGGAGATCCGGCTGATGCTGGAGCCGCATGCCGCGCTGCAGGCCATGGCGAACATCGACGATGCCTTCATCGAGGAACTGGCCGCGATGCACGAGCGGCTCGTCGTGGCCGAGCAGACCAAGGACTACCCGGCGGCCCTGGAGGCGAATTACGATTTCCACTTCTCCGTCTATCGTAAGTCGGAGATGCCGCACCTGATCGAGATCCTGGAACGGCTCTGGATCCAGATCGGCCCGCTGCTGACGTTCCTCTATCCGCACGGCCATCCCTCCTACAAAGGCCAGCACCAGCACGTCCAGCTCCTGAGCGCGCTCAAGTCGCGGGACAAGAAGGCCGTCCGCAAGGCCGTCGAGCAGGATCTGATCGAGGGCAGCCGCACCTTCGTCGCCTATCTGACCGAGATCGACGGCAAGGACCTTCCGGGCGACGACGCCGCATCCGAGCCGGCGAAGTCCGCGCGCAGCTGA
- a CDS encoding class II aldolase/adducin family protein → MSFEDVKNPRDEILSVLARLEAKNFNHGSSGNISCRDGANILITPTGANAANMTAERVVALTADGAVIGAGIPSSEFHMHVAILRAFPTAHAVVHTHADACVALSCLRKPLPAFHYQVAAFGGDDVRCAHYATFGTPELADAAVVALKDRTVCLLANHGMIAIGKSLEAAFNNAVKLETLARQYLLAMQAGTPVLLPSEEMARVGARYGNYGVGLLSDTDTRR, encoded by the coding sequence ATGTCGTTCGAAGACGTGAAGAACCCCCGCGATGAAATCCTCTCCGTGCTGGCGCGGCTGGAGGCAAAGAACTTCAACCATGGCAGCAGCGGCAATATCAGTTGCCGCGACGGCGCCAACATTCTGATCACCCCGACCGGGGCCAATGCGGCCAATATGACCGCCGAGCGGGTCGTCGCACTGACCGCCGACGGCGCGGTCATCGGCGCCGGCATCCCGTCGAGCGAATTCCACATGCATGTGGCGATCCTGCGGGCCTTTCCGACCGCCCATGCGGTCGTGCATACCCATGCCGATGCCTGTGTCGCGCTCTCGTGCCTTCGCAAGCCCCTTCCCGCCTTCCACTACCAGGTCGCGGCATTCGGCGGCGACGATGTGCGCTGCGCCCACTACGCCACCTTCGGAACGCCGGAGCTTGCCGATGCGGCCGTCGTGGCGCTCAAGGACCGGACGGTGTGCCTTCTCGCCAATCACGGCATGATCGCCATCGGCAAGTCGCTCGAGGCGGCCTTCAACAACGCGGTCAAGCTCGAGACGCTGGCGCGGCAATACCTGCTGGCGATGCAGGCGGGGACGCCCGTCCTGCTGCCGTCCGAGGAGATGGCCCGCGTCGGCGCCCGCTATGGCAATTACGGCGTCGGCCTCCTGTCGGATACGGATACGCGGCGGTGA
- a CDS encoding aminotransferase class III-fold pyridoxal phosphate-dependent enzyme, with amino-acid sequence MDLPLEDLDQALRSRAARVIPGGMWGHQNITRMPAGYPQYFSRAEGCRTWDANGRGYIDYICAWGPMILGYGDPEVEAAAEAQRRLGDGMNGPSARLVELAELVVDVVPHADWAMFSKNGTDATTACLTIARAGTGRRKVILARGAYHGAIPWCSPSVVGVTEEDRAHLIYFDYNDIASLENAVDQAGGDLAAILVSAFKHDLGKEHVLPTVDFARRARALADATGAALIVDDVRAGFRLDLGGSWECVGVRPDLVAWSKAIANGYALAAVTGNDRFREGATKIFTTGSFWTASVSMAAAIATISKLRRIDGVGIMARMGQRLRDGLGRQAVRHGVGLQQSGPVQMPLVLFEGDADRRLGHVFCLALLERGVYMHPTHTMFLSAAHTEADIDATLAATDEALGVVAKM; translated from the coding sequence ATGGACCTGCCGCTGGAAGATCTGGACCAGGCGCTGCGCAGCCGTGCGGCGCGTGTCATTCCCGGCGGCATGTGGGGCCATCAGAACATCACGCGGATGCCGGCCGGCTATCCGCAATATTTCTCCCGCGCCGAAGGCTGCCGGACCTGGGACGCCAATGGTCGCGGCTATATCGATTATATCTGCGCCTGGGGGCCGATGATCCTCGGCTATGGCGACCCGGAGGTCGAAGCCGCGGCCGAAGCGCAGCGCCGTCTCGGCGACGGGATGAACGGTCCGAGCGCGCGGCTGGTCGAACTCGCCGAGCTCGTGGTCGACGTCGTGCCGCATGCCGATTGGGCGATGTTCTCCAAGAACGGAACCGACGCGACGACGGCCTGCCTCACCATCGCGCGGGCGGGGACCGGCCGGCGCAAGGTTATCCTGGCGCGCGGCGCCTATCATGGTGCGATCCCGTGGTGCTCGCCGTCCGTCGTCGGCGTGACCGAGGAAGACCGCGCCCATCTGATCTATTTCGATTACAACGACATAGCGAGCCTCGAAAACGCCGTCGATCAGGCCGGCGGCGATCTCGCCGCGATCCTCGTCTCGGCGTTCAAGCACGATCTCGGCAAGGAGCACGTGCTGCCGACGGTCGATTTCGCCCGCCGTGCGCGCGCCCTTGCCGACGCGACCGGCGCGGCGCTCATCGTCGATGATGTGCGGGCCGGCTTCCGGCTCGACCTCGGCGGCAGCTGGGAATGCGTCGGCGTGCGGCCGGATCTCGTGGCCTGGAGCAAGGCGATCGCCAATGGCTATGCGCTGGCGGCCGTGACCGGCAATGATCGCTTCCGCGAAGGCGCGACGAAGATCTTCACCACGGGCTCGTTCTGGACGGCGTCCGTCTCGATGGCGGCGGCGATCGCCACCATCTCCAAACTGCGCCGCATCGACGGCGTCGGCATCATGGCGCGGATGGGCCAGCGGCTCCGCGACGGGCTGGGCCGTCAGGCGGTGCGGCACGGTGTCGGCCTGCAGCAGAGCGGCCCGGTGCAGATGCCGCTCGTCCTGTTCGAGGGCGACGCCGACAGGCGTCTCGGCCATGTGTTCTGCCTCGCGCTGCTGGAGCGGGGGGTCTACATGCATCCGACCCACACCATGTTCCTCTCGGCCGCGCATACCGAGGCCGACATCGACGCGACCCTCGCCGCAACGGACGAAGCGCTCGGCGTTGTAGCGAAGATGTGA